TGCTAAAACGCGTAATGGGTAAAGCGGCATTTGCCACCTTACAAGATATGAGCGGCCGTATTCAGCTATTCATTGGTATTGATAATGTGGGTGCCGATATCCTAGGCCAGTTCAAACACTGGGACTTGGGCGATATCTTGGCTGCAAAAGGCGTGTTGTTCAAAACCAAAACTGGCGAATTGTCAGTTAAAGTAACCGAACTACGCTTACTGACTAAATCACTACGCCCGTTACCAGAGAAATTCCACGGCCTAACCGATACCGAACAAGCATACCGCCAACGTTATCTAGACCTGATTTCTAACGAATATTCTCGTACCACCTTTATCAACCGCTCTCGCATTATCCAAGGCGTGCGTGATTACATGGTGAATGAAGAGTACCTAGAAGTCGAAACCCCAATGATGCACCCAATCCCTGGTGGTGCAACGGCAAAACCTTTCGTGACGCACCACAATGCGCTAGATATGCCGCTATACCTACGTATTGCGCCAGAACTCTATCTAAAACGCCTAGTAGTGGGTGGTATGGAGCGTGTGTTCGAGATCAATCGTAACTTCCGTAACGAAGGCATGAGTACTCGTCACAACCCAGAATTCACCATGATGGAATTCTACGAAGCTTACGCTGACTACCATCGTATGATGGAAATGACGGAAGGCGTTATCCAATCGGTAGCCAAAAAAGTATGTGGCACAACCCACATTCAATACCAAGGCAAACCAGTGGACTTGTCTCACTTTGATCGTCTAACCATCGTTCAGGCAATCAAAAAATACAACCCACAATACACCGACGAACAACTGCAAGACCGCGCATGGTTGAAAGAAGAAATCAAACGTGTGGGTGGCAAACCAGTACTAACCGATGGCATCGGCGGGTTGCAATTGTCACTGTTTGAAGAAGTGGCAGAAGGGCAATTGTGGAACCCTACCTTCATTATCGACTACCCAGCAGAAGTGTCTCCACTAGCACGTGCTTCTGATACGCAAGCCGGTATCACCGAACGTTTCGAGCTATTTGTGGTTGGTCGCGAGTTGGCCAACGGCTACTCAGAGTTGAACGACCCAGAAGACCAAGCAGACCGCTTCATGCAGCAAGTAGCACAAAAAGATGCCGGCGATGATGAAGCCATGCACTTTGATGCTGACTACGTGCGCGCACTAGAGCACGGCCTGCCACCAACCGGCGGTTGCGGTATCGGTATCGACCGTTTAGTGATGTTGCTGACCGACGCTGCAGCGATTCGTGACGTAATTCTGTTCCCGCAAATGCGACCAGAATAAGCTACATAATTGTCAGAAATGAAACCCCGTTAGATGAAAGTCTGACGGGGTTTTTATTTGGGATTGAGATTTCTTAGACATTGAAGTGACAAATGAATATCAAAATGTAAAGAATATCTTCTTGTCTGGAAAATGTTAAATGGCTCACTTTTATTAGGCATCTATGCTATTGTCAAAACATAGACAAGATCGAGGATGCGATCATGAAGTTTCTCAATCTAGAGAATATCTCTTGGCAAGAGTTGAGTGCAGGCGTTAGTCGCGCGGATGTGTATATCAATGAAATGGGCGGAGGGGTAAAGCTCTGGAAAATGAAAAAGGGCACATCCTTTGAAAACCATTCGCACAATGGTTACGAATATATCTATGTAATTAATGGGGTCTTGTTGGTTGGTGGTCGATGTGTTGGGGCAGGGGAGTTCGCGCTAACGTTCAAGGGAGAAGAGCACTCCGCCGCCGCTTTGGAAGATACGACCATGCTAGTTACTACTGAACGTTCTAATTCCTAGGTGAATTTCTTATTTTATTTCAATTGCTTGCTGTGTTGTTGTCTCTCGTCTGTTAATCAATTAAACGGTCTCTTATTTTCATCGTTTGTGTATCAAATAGTCTCTTAGGCTACTGTTCGCTTGACAACTAGACGACTGGTCTAATATTATTCGCCCCATGATGAAAGATACCCCCCGCACTGATACAAAAGAACATCTGCTGGATACGGCGGAAGCCATTATTCGTGGAAAAGGCTTTTCTGCTGTTGGCTTGGCAGAGATCCTGCAAACCGCTGGTGTGCCGAAAGGGTCGTTTTATCATTACTTCAAATCTAAAGAAGGGTTTGGAGTGGAATTATTGGCAAGATACTTTGAGCAATACGGTGATCGGCTTCGATTACGTTTAGCTTCAAACGAGTTTGCGAATGGCCGTGAACGGTTGATGGATTATTTTCAGCGTTGGACATCCGCAAGTGAGTGCTCGGCAAATGCTTCATTTTGCTTGGCGATTAAACTGGCGGCAGAAGTGTCTGATTTGTCTGAGCCAATGCGAGAAGAATTAGAAACCGGAATGTCGCGGGTGATGCAGGGCATTGCGGAGATGATTCGGGTTGCGCAAGCGGATGGCTCTGTACCTGCCGCATTAAACCCTGAAGATACCGCGCAATCACTTTACAGCTTATGGGTGGGGGCGAGCTTACTTTACAAAGTGCAGCAATCGTCCGTACCAGTGAAACTCGCCATGCAACAAACAGAATGGTTGCTTGGCAAAGCATAATTCAATAATTTGAGTAGCGATAAAGTTACCAATCAATGTAGTAGTCCATCAAAAGCGATGGACTTTTTTTGAATAAGTTTATAGACGACTGGTCTATTTTATTGATGCAGTTGCAACTTGGGGATAATCAAATGAGTTTGGATAAATTATTTACACCACTACAAGCTGGTGCAGTGACCTTAAAAAACCGTATTACCATGGCGCCGCTTACCCGTTTGCGTAATCGTGAGCCGGGCGATGTGCCAACAGACTTGGCGGTGACACACTATGCGCAACGTGCTTCTGCTGGTTTGATCATTGCAGAAGGTACCCATATTTCTCCAACCGCCAAAGGCTACGCTGGCGCACCAGGCATTTATAGCGAAGAACAAGTAAATGCATGGAAGCGCGTTAACGAAGCGGTACATACGAAAGGCGGCGTGACGTCTGTCCAGCTTTGGCATACTGGTCGCATTTCTCATACCGATTTGCAGCCAAATGGCGAATTGCCAATTGCCCCATCTGCAATCGCCGCCGATTCAAATACCAATACACGTGATGCAAATGGCAATCTGCAACGCGTGCCTTGCAGCGCACCACGCGCGATGGAAGTAGCAGAGGTAGAAGACCTGCTGGAAGACTATCGCAAAGCAACCGATAACGCTCGTCGCGCTGGTTTTGATCTGGTTGAAATCCATGCTGCACACGGTTACTTGTTGCATCAATTCTTGTCACCAGAGGCAAACCACCGTACGGATAATTACGGCGGCAGCGTAGAAAACCGTGCTCGCTTAGTCTTGCAAGTTGTCGATGCCGTTGTGGGTGAGTGGAGTGCAGATCGGGTAGGTATTCGTATTTCGCCACTCGGTATTTTTAATGGTCTGTCTGATGTTGGCCAAGAAGAAACCGCATTGTATTTAGTCGAAGAATTAGCAAAACGTAAACTAGCCTATCTTCATATTTCTGAGCCAGATTGGGCGGGTGCACCGGCGTTTACCGAAGCCTTCCGCCAAGCAGTGCGTCAGCGCTATTCTGGCGTCATCATTGCCGCGGGTGGTTATACCGCAGAAAAGGCAGAGGCAGCGATTGCGAGTGGTTTTGCGGATGCGGTGGCATTTGGTCGCCCATTTATTGCCAACCCAGATTTGGTCGAGCGCTTTGCGAGTGGTGCCGCGTTGGCGGAAGTGAATTTTGATACCGTTTATGGTGGTTCAGAAGTGGGTTATACCGATTACCCAGCGCTAAGCGAATAATCTCCTTCGACCTCTCTCCTGTCGAAAAGCAAGGCCCCGTCTAAAAGATGGGGCCTTGCTTTTGTGAAAGACTGCAATCTACTCATCCTTTATTGAGGCAGTTTGATAAAATAGCAGCATCAAACCATAGAGAAAAGTCATGCCCAATTTCGTTTTAGATGCGTCTTCACAGCAGGTGTTAGATAGTGCAAAACATCTGGCGATGAGCCATTTCAATGCGGCAGATGCAGAAACCTTAGAGTTTGCTTACCAAATTGCGATGTACCATTTTGTATTAGGGCAAAATGAAACGGCGTTGTCACTCTTGCAACCTTTTAGCGGTATTTCGTTTTCTGGCGATTTTAATATCTGGACGTTTGTTGAATATGCGTTGCTGTTAACCGCATTAATTGCCGAACAACAGCAAGATGAGGCAGGCAAGGAAAATGCTGTCCGAGCGATCTATACGGCAATTGAAAGTGAAGAAGATCCTGAAGGTGCAAAGGAATTTATTGCCGAATTATGTGATCGTGGTGCGGAATACGGTGCTGAAATTGAAGAAGCCATCGCACAAAATGATCCATTAACAGAAATCTGGGCGCGTGTGTCTCAGGTAATCGATTGGGTATATGTGGCAATGCATAATCGTTCAACCCAATTTACCCATGAAGCGGTATTGGCAGAAATTGCCTCTGAACAAGTAAAGATTGTCGAGCTTGTATCAAAAAATGGATTGCAGCATGTTTATCCATTCTCCCAAATAGAGTCTGGTTTACATTAAGCGAATGAGCAACAAAAAGCCCGATGTAGCAAACTACATCGGGCTTTTTTTACGAGCTTTCTGCAACTACTTACTTCGTATGTGCATCAACAAATGCTTTGATCGCTTCTGCACTGGCTTCCATCACTTCAGAGCGTTGTGGCAAAGATTCGATATTTTCGTAAGCAGCAGGGCGAGCAGGTTTACGGCCCAATGCTTCGATCATGGTTGCTTCGAATTTTGCTGGCAGTGCGGTTTCCAGGCACAACACCGGCACATTCACATCACGTTTTTCAAGCGCTACTTTGATACCGTCAGCGGTGTGAGTATCTACTTCAACGCCAAACTGATCCCATACTTGTTTGATCGTCACTAGGCGGTCTGCATGGCTGCTGCTGCCAGATACAAATCCATACTCGGCAATTTTGGCAAATAGTGGCGAATCAGAAAGATCAAATCCACCTTCTTGGTCTACCTTGCGGAATAGTTCAGCGGTCAGTGCTGCATCACGGCCAGTCAGATCAAAAATGAAACGCTCGAAGTTAGATGCCTTCGAGATATCCATTGATGGGCTGCTGGTCTGCTGGGTTTCAGCAGAAGAGCGAACGCGGTAAACACCTGTACGGAAGAATTCATCCAGTACATCGTTTTCGTTCGTAGCCAGGATTAGCTTCTCGATTGGTAAACCCATCTGGCGTGCAATATGGCCAGCACAAATATTACCAAAGTTACCACTTGGTACAGAGAAAGACACTTTCTGACTATTGTCAGAGGTCACCGCCAAATAGCCTTTGAAGTAGTACACCACCTGTGCAACCACACGTGCCCAGTTGATCGAGTTTACGGTACCAATCTGGTGTGCCGCTTTAAATGCGTGATCGTTAGACACGGCTTTCACCATATCTTGGCAATCATCAAACACGCCTTTTACGGCAATGTTAAAAATGTTTGGGTCTTGCAAGCTGAACATCTGAGCAGTTTGGAACGGGCTCATTTTCTGATACGGAGACAGCATAAAGACACGAATGCCCTTTTTGCCGCGCATCGCATATTCGGCAGCAGAGCCAGTATCGCCAGAGGTGGCGCCTAAAATGTTGAGTTCAGCATTGTTTTTCGCCAATGCGTACTCAAACAAATTACCCAGCAACTGCATAGCCATGTCTTTAAAGGCCAAGGTAGGGCCATTTGACAATGCCAAGACATGTAGATTCGGTGCCAGTGTTTTTACTGGCGTAATATCTGCGGTGC
This Leeia speluncae DNA region includes the following protein-coding sequences:
- the lysS gene encoding lysine--tRNA ligase; translation: MTAENQTPETQAHVDDNQIIAERRQKLNELREKGPAFPNDFKRTHYAGKLHAAHGEKENEALEAENIEVAVAGRMMLKRVMGKAAFATLQDMSGRIQLFIGIDNVGADILGQFKHWDLGDILAAKGVLFKTKTGELSVKVTELRLLTKSLRPLPEKFHGLTDTEQAYRQRYLDLISNEYSRTTFINRSRIIQGVRDYMVNEEYLEVETPMMHPIPGGATAKPFVTHHNALDMPLYLRIAPELYLKRLVVGGMERVFEINRNFRNEGMSTRHNPEFTMMEFYEAYADYHRMMEMTEGVIQSVAKKVCGTTHIQYQGKPVDLSHFDRLTIVQAIKKYNPQYTDEQLQDRAWLKEEIKRVGGKPVLTDGIGGLQLSLFEEVAEGQLWNPTFIIDYPAEVSPLARASDTQAGITERFELFVVGRELANGYSELNDPEDQADRFMQQVAQKDAGDDEAMHFDADYVRALEHGLPPTGGCGIGIDRLVMLLTDAAAIRDVILFPQMRPE
- a CDS encoding cupin domain-containing protein, with amino-acid sequence MKFLNLENISWQELSAGVSRADVYINEMGGGVKLWKMKKGTSFENHSHNGYEYIYVINGVLLVGGRCVGAGEFALTFKGEEHSAAALEDTTMLVTTERSNS
- a CDS encoding TetR/AcrR family transcriptional regulator, coding for MMKDTPRTDTKEHLLDTAEAIIRGKGFSAVGLAEILQTAGVPKGSFYHYFKSKEGFGVELLARYFEQYGDRLRLRLASNEFANGRERLMDYFQRWTSASECSANASFCLAIKLAAEVSDLSEPMREELETGMSRVMQGIAEMIRVAQADGSVPAALNPEDTAQSLYSLWVGASLLYKVQQSSVPVKLAMQQTEWLLGKA
- the nemA gene encoding N-ethylmaleimide reductase, producing MSLDKLFTPLQAGAVTLKNRITMAPLTRLRNREPGDVPTDLAVTHYAQRASAGLIIAEGTHISPTAKGYAGAPGIYSEEQVNAWKRVNEAVHTKGGVTSVQLWHTGRISHTDLQPNGELPIAPSAIAADSNTNTRDANGNLQRVPCSAPRAMEVAEVEDLLEDYRKATDNARRAGFDLVEIHAAHGYLLHQFLSPEANHRTDNYGGSVENRARLVLQVVDAVVGEWSADRVGIRISPLGIFNGLSDVGQEETALYLVEELAKRKLAYLHISEPDWAGAPAFTEAFRQAVRQRYSGVIIAAGGYTAEKAEAAIASGFADAVAFGRPFIANPDLVERFASGAALAEVNFDTVYGGSEVGYTDYPALSE
- a CDS encoding DUF6707 family protein yields the protein MPNFVLDASSQQVLDSAKHLAMSHFNAADAETLEFAYQIAMYHFVLGQNETALSLLQPFSGISFSGDFNIWTFVEYALLLTALIAEQQQDEAGKENAVRAIYTAIESEEDPEGAKEFIAELCDRGAEYGAEIEEAIAQNDPLTEIWARVSQVIDWVYVAMHNRSTQFTHEAVLAEIASEQVKIVELVSKNGLQHVYPFSQIESGLH
- the thrC gene encoding threonine synthase, with amino-acid sequence MQYVSTRGGMSPQTFSQVLLSGLAPDGGLAMCETYPQVSSDELNAWRKLSYAELAFEIIRKFATDIPEADLRDIISRTYTEEVFGTADITPVKTLAPNLHVLALSNGPTLAFKDMAMQLLGNLFEYALAKNNAELNILGATSGDTGSAAEYAMRGKKGIRVFMLSPYQKMSPFQTAQMFSLQDPNIFNIAVKGVFDDCQDMVKAVSNDHAFKAAHQIGTVNSINWARVVAQVVYYFKGYLAVTSDNSQKVSFSVPSGNFGNICAGHIARQMGLPIEKLILATNENDVLDEFFRTGVYRVRSSAETQQTSSPSMDISKASNFERFIFDLTGRDAALTAELFRKVDQEGGFDLSDSPLFAKIAEYGFVSGSSSHADRLVTIKQVWDQFGVEVDTHTADGIKVALEKRDVNVPVLCLETALPAKFEATMIEALGRKPARPAAYENIESLPQRSEVMEASAEAIKAFVDAHTK